A DNA window from Arachis hypogaea cultivar Tifrunner chromosome 18, arahy.Tifrunner.gnm2.J5K5, whole genome shotgun sequence contains the following coding sequences:
- the LOC112772338 gene encoding borneol dehydrogenase, mitochondrial, translated as MATPSLVSSAMRRLEGKVALITGGASGIGEATARLFAKNGAKVVIADILDDLGHSVCKELENESCYVHCDVTNEQHIQNAVNTAVSKYGKLDVMFNNAGITGVNKTNILENQKHEFEQVLSVNVIGPFLGTKHAARVMIPARSGSIINTASICGISGGVASHAYTSSKHAVVGFTKSTAVEFGPLGIRVNCVSPYIVASTPLARDFFKFDDKGDLDVYNNLKGTNLMPHDVAEAALYLGSDASKFVSGHNLVVDGGFTVLNAGFCIYDQSP; from the exons ATGGCTACTCCCTCTTTGGTCTCATCTGCCATGAGAAG GCTTGAGGGGAAGGTGGCCCTGATCACCGGCGGAGCCAGCGGAATCGGCGAAGCCACGGCAAGGCTCTTCGCCAAGAACGGAGCTAAAGTGGTGATCGCCGATATCCTAGACGATTTGGGACACTCTGTTTGCAAAGAATTGGAAAACGAATCTTGCTATGTCCATTGCGACGTGACGAACGAACAACACATTCAAAACGCCGTGAACACGGCGGTTTCCAAGTACGGCAAACTAGACGTCATGTTCAACAACGCCGGCATAACCGGCGTCAACAAGACCAACATCCTGGAAAACCAGAAACACGAGTTCGAACAAGTGCTCAGTGTCAACGTGATTGGTCCCTTTCTCGGGACCAAGCACGCTGCAAGGGTCATGATCCCGGCCAGAAGCGGAAGCATAATCAACACTGCCAGCATTTGTGGTATCTCAGGTGGAGTTGCGTCACATGCTTACACAAGTTCAAAGCATGCTGTTGTGGGCTTCACCAAGAGCACTGCAGTTGAGTTTGGACCATTAG GTATAAGAGTGAATTGCGTGTCACCGTACATAGTTGCCAGCACTCCTTTGGCGAGGGACTTCTTCAAGTTTGATGATAAGGGCGATCTTGATGTTTATAACAACCTCAAAGGTACCAATCTGATGCCGCATGATGTGGCTGAAGCTGCACTCTATTTGGGAAGTGACGCCTCCAAGTTTGTTAGCGGTCATAATCTTGTGGTGGATGGAGGTTTCACTGTTCTAAACGCTGGCTTTTGTATCTATGATCAATCTCCGTAG